Proteins encoded together in one Streptomyces umbrinus window:
- a CDS encoding LacI family DNA-binding transcriptional regulator: MTTRLADIAAQAGVSEATVSRVLNGKPGVAATTRQSVLAALDVLGYERPVRLRQRSEGLVGLITPELENPIFPALAQVIGQALTRQGYTPVLATQTPGGSTEDELTEMLVDRGVAGIIFVSGLHADTSADMQRYEQLRGQGVPFVLVDGFSPKVQAPFISPDDRAAMALAVTHLVSLGHTNIGLALGPKRFVPVQRKIEGFVRTMQDLLSLTSADIEERLVQHSLYTLEGGQAATAALIDRGCTAIVCASDMMALGAIRAARQRGLEVPKDISVVGFDDSPLIAFTDPPLTTVRKPVPAMGQAAVRTLLEEIGGTPAPHSEFVFMPELVVRGSTASAPGDRNRT, translated from the coding sequence GTGACCACACGGCTTGCCGACATCGCAGCCCAGGCGGGCGTGAGCGAAGCGACCGTCAGCCGCGTCCTGAACGGAAAGCCGGGCGTCGCCGCGACCACCCGCCAGTCCGTATTGGCCGCGCTCGACGTACTGGGCTACGAGCGCCCGGTCCGCCTACGACAGCGCAGCGAGGGGCTCGTCGGACTCATAACCCCTGAGCTGGAGAACCCGATATTCCCGGCCCTGGCCCAGGTCATCGGTCAGGCGCTGACGCGGCAGGGCTACACGCCGGTCCTCGCGACCCAGACTCCGGGCGGTTCCACCGAGGACGAGCTGACCGAGATGCTGGTCGACCGGGGCGTCGCCGGCATCATCTTCGTCTCCGGACTGCACGCGGACACCTCCGCGGACATGCAGCGCTACGAGCAGTTGCGCGGCCAGGGTGTGCCGTTCGTCCTCGTCGACGGTTTCTCGCCAAAGGTGCAGGCGCCCTTCATCTCGCCGGACGACCGGGCGGCGATGGCGCTCGCGGTCACCCACCTCGTCTCGCTGGGTCACACCAACATCGGTCTCGCTCTGGGCCCGAAGCGGTTCGTACCGGTCCAGCGGAAGATCGAGGGCTTCGTCCGCACGATGCAGGACCTGCTGAGCCTCACCTCGGCCGACATCGAGGAGCGACTGGTCCAGCACTCGCTGTACACGCTGGAGGGTGGCCAGGCGGCCACCGCGGCGCTCATCGACCGTGGCTGCACGGCCATCGTCTGCGCGAGCGACATGATGGCGCTCGGTGCGATACGGGCCGCACGACAGCGCGGCCTCGAAGTCCCCAAGGACATCTCCGTCGTAGGTTTCGACGACTCCCCTCTCATCGCGTTCACGGACCCGCCCCTCACGACGGTCCGCAAGCCGGTCCCGGCCATGGGTCAGGCCGCGGTACGTACGTTGCTGGAGGAGATCGGCGGGACACCCGCGCCCCACAGCGAGTTCGTGTTCATGCCGGAACTGGTGGTGCGGGGTTCCACCGCTTCGGCTCCTGGGGACCGAAATCGTACGTAA
- a CDS encoding extracellular solute-binding protein — protein MRRGIAATALVASLALAATACGGDSDGSGKADGPVTITWWDTSNATNEAPVYKALAKEFEKANPGIKVKYVNVPFDQAQNKFDTAAGSKGAPDILRSEVGWTPAFAKKGFFLPLDGTEALADQGKFQPSLIEQAKYDGKTYGVPLVTDTLALVYNKALFEKAGIDGAPATWADLKTDAGTIKKKTGVDGYWGSTQAYYAQSFLYGEGTDTVDADAKKITVASPEAKKAYKTWQGLFDGNGLHKADTTADAYAHIQDAFVNGKVAAIVQGPWEITNFYKGSAFKDKGNLGIATVPAGSSGKAGAPTGGHNLSVYAGSDKAHQEASLKFVKFMTSAKSQETIALKNSTLPTRDDAYTTEVKADPGIAGYQGVLSAAQPRPALPEYSSLWGPLDTELPKIAGGKESLDKGLGNAETAIAKLVPDFSK, from the coding sequence ATGCGGCGTGGCATAGCGGCCACCGCACTGGTGGCGTCCCTCGCCCTCGCGGCGACGGCCTGCGGCGGCGACAGCGACGGCAGTGGCAAGGCGGACGGCCCGGTCACCATCACGTGGTGGGACACGTCCAACGCCACCAACGAGGCACCGGTCTACAAGGCCCTCGCGAAGGAATTCGAGAAGGCCAACCCGGGCATCAAGGTCAAGTACGTCAACGTGCCGTTCGACCAGGCGCAGAACAAGTTCGACACCGCCGCCGGTTCCAAGGGCGCCCCGGACATCCTGCGCTCCGAGGTCGGCTGGACCCCCGCGTTCGCCAAGAAGGGCTTCTTCCTGCCGCTCGACGGCACCGAGGCCCTCGCGGACCAGGGCAAGTTCCAGCCCAGCCTGATCGAGCAGGCCAAGTACGACGGCAAGACGTACGGTGTGCCGCTGGTCACCGACACCCTCGCGCTCGTCTACAACAAGGCCCTCTTCGAGAAGGCCGGCATCGACGGGGCGCCCGCCACCTGGGCCGACCTCAAGACCGACGCCGGCACCATCAAGAAGAAGACGGGCGTCGACGGCTACTGGGGCTCCACCCAGGCCTACTACGCGCAGTCGTTCCTCTACGGCGAGGGCACCGACACGGTCGACGCCGACGCCAAGAAGATCACCGTCGCCTCGCCCGAGGCCAAGAAGGCCTACAAGACCTGGCAGGGCCTCTTCGACGGCAACGGCCTGCACAAGGCCGACACCACCGCGGACGCCTACGCCCACATCCAGGACGCGTTCGTCAACGGCAAGGTCGCCGCGATCGTCCAGGGCCCGTGGGAGATCACGAACTTCTACAAGGGCTCCGCCTTCAAGGACAAGGGCAACCTCGGCATCGCCACGGTCCCGGCCGGCTCCAGCGGCAAGGCGGGCGCCCCGACAGGCGGCCACAACCTCTCGGTGTACGCGGGCTCGGACAAGGCCCACCAGGAGGCCTCGCTCAAGTTCGTGAAGTTCATGACCTCGGCGAAGTCCCAGGAGACGATCGCCCTCAAGAACTCCACGCTGCCGACCCGCGACGACGCCTACACCACCGAGGTCAAGGCCGACCCGGGCATCGCCGGCTACCAGGGCGTGCTCTCCGCCGCCCAGCCGCGCCCGGCGCTGCCCGAGTACAGCTCGCTGTGGGGTCCGCTCGACACCGAACTGCCCAAGATCGCCGGTGGCAAGGAGTCGCTGGACAAGGGCCTGGGCAACGCGGAGACCGCGATCGCCAAGCTGGTGCCCGACTTCAGCAAGTGA
- a CDS encoding carbohydrate ABC transporter permease, protein MTVVIDRATGKRRGERAPRPGPLQRLKHSYQRYWYAYAMIAPVVVVLGVLVLYPLARGIYLTFTDATSLNSARTIGVNHIDATYQFIGLDNYADILWGPTAYDRFWSHFIWTIVWTALCVLLHYVIGLGLALLLNQKLRGRTFYRLILVLPWAVPTFVTVFGWRFMLADGGVINSMLDAVHLPSPLWLEDTFWQRFAAIMVNTWCGVPFMMVSLLGGLQSIDGVLYEAAEMDGAGAWQRFRHVTLPGLRSVSSTVVLLGIIWTFNQFAIIFLLFGDTAPDAQILVTWAYQLGFGQQPRDYAQSAAYGVLLLSILIVFTSVYRRWLARNEQQLAI, encoded by the coding sequence ATGACAGTCGTCATCGACCGCGCGACCGGCAAGCGCCGCGGTGAGCGGGCTCCGCGCCCCGGCCCGCTCCAGCGCCTGAAGCACTCGTACCAGCGGTACTGGTACGCGTACGCGATGATCGCCCCGGTCGTCGTCGTGCTCGGTGTGCTGGTGCTCTATCCGCTGGCGCGGGGCATCTACCTGACGTTCACCGACGCCACGAGCCTCAACTCGGCCCGCACGATCGGCGTCAACCACATCGACGCGACGTACCAGTTCATCGGGCTGGACAACTACGCCGACATCCTGTGGGGCCCCACCGCGTACGACCGTTTCTGGTCGCACTTCATCTGGACGATCGTGTGGACGGCCCTGTGCGTGCTGCTCCACTACGTCATCGGCCTCGGCCTCGCGCTGCTGCTCAACCAGAAGCTGCGCGGCCGGACCTTCTACCGGCTCATCCTGGTCCTGCCGTGGGCGGTGCCGACCTTCGTCACCGTCTTCGGCTGGCGCTTCATGCTCGCCGACGGCGGCGTCATCAACTCCATGCTCGACGCGGTGCATCTGCCCTCGCCGCTGTGGCTGGAGGACACCTTCTGGCAGCGGTTCGCCGCGATCATGGTCAACACCTGGTGCGGTGTGCCGTTCATGATGGTCTCGCTGCTCGGCGGCCTGCAGTCCATCGACGGCGTCCTGTACGAGGCCGCCGAGATGGACGGGGCGGGCGCCTGGCAGCGCTTCCGGCATGTGACCCTGCCGGGGCTGCGGTCGGTCAGCTCCACCGTCGTACTGCTGGGCATCATCTGGACGTTCAACCAGTTCGCCATCATCTTCCTGCTCTTCGGCGACACCGCGCCGGACGCGCAGATCCTCGTGACCTGGGCCTACCAACTGGGCTTCGGCCAGCAGCCGCGCGACTACGCGCAGTCCGCCGCGTACGGCGTGCTGCTGCTCTCCATCCTGATCGTCTTCACCTCCGTCTACCGCCGCTGGCTGGCCCGCAATGAGCAGCAGCTCGCGATCTGA
- a CDS encoding sugar ABC transporter permease, whose protein sequence is MSTTTVTSPAPADRDPADTAPAGKGPRRGERSLAGSLTSHGILVVASLIALFPIAWLVYLSLGPDKDDYLHPGDILGKMTFDNYSFVLQHTPFFDWMWSTLLVSLGTTVIGVLVAATTGYAVSRMRFPGYKKFMWVLLVTQMFPVAVLMVPMYEILSELQLIDNYLGLILVYCSTAVPYCAWLLKGYFDTIPFEIDEAGRVDGLSPFGTFFRLILPLAKPGLAVAAFYSFITAFGEVAFASTFMLSDTKYTFAVGLQSFVSEHDAQRNLMAATAVLVAIPVSAFFYLVQKNLVTGLTAGGTKG, encoded by the coding sequence ATGAGCACCACCACAGTCACGTCCCCCGCCCCGGCGGACCGGGACCCCGCGGACACCGCCCCGGCGGGCAAGGGGCCGCGGCGCGGCGAGCGCAGCCTCGCCGGCTCCCTGACCTCGCACGGCATCCTCGTCGTCGCGAGCCTGATCGCGCTCTTCCCGATCGCCTGGCTCGTCTATCTGTCCCTCGGCCCGGACAAGGACGACTACCTGCACCCCGGGGACATCCTCGGCAAGATGACGTTCGACAACTACTCGTTCGTGCTGCAGCACACGCCGTTCTTCGACTGGATGTGGAGCACGCTCCTCGTGTCGCTCGGCACGACCGTCATCGGCGTCCTGGTGGCGGCCACGACGGGTTACGCGGTCTCCCGCATGCGCTTCCCCGGCTACAAGAAGTTCATGTGGGTCCTGCTCGTCACCCAGATGTTCCCGGTCGCCGTGCTGATGGTCCCGATGTACGAGATCCTTTCGGAACTCCAGCTCATCGACAACTACTTGGGCCTGATCCTCGTCTACTGCTCGACGGCCGTGCCGTACTGCGCCTGGCTGCTCAAGGGGTACTTCGACACCATCCCCTTCGAGATCGACGAGGCCGGGCGCGTCGACGGGCTCTCGCCCTTCGGCACGTTCTTCCGGCTGATCCTGCCGCTCGCCAAGCCGGGCCTCGCCGTTGCCGCCTTCTACAGCTTCATCACCGCGTTCGGCGAGGTCGCCTTCGCCTCGACGTTCATGCTGTCCGACACGAAGTACACCTTCGCGGTCGGTCTGCAGAGCTTCGTCAGCGAGCACGACGCGCAGCGCAACCTCATGGCGGCCACGGCGGTGTTGGTGGCGATTCCGGTCTCCGCGTTCTTCTACCTTGTGCAGAAGAACCTGGTGACCGGGCTGACCGCCGGCGGTACGAAGGGGTGA
- a CDS encoding glycoside hydrolase family 13 protein, giving the protein MSQHSADPAPTSALATVADRRDWWRDAVIYQVYPRSFADSNGDGMGDLEGVCSRLPYLRDLGVDAVWLSPFYASPQADAGYDVADYRAVDPMFGNLLDADALIRDAHDLALRIIVDLVPNHSSDQHEWFKRALAEGPGSPLRERYHFRAGKGADGELPPNDWESIFGGPAWTRVTEPDGTPGEWYLHLFAPEQPDFNWDHPAVGDEFRSILRFWLDMGVDGFRIDVAHGLVKADGLPDLGSHDQVKLLGNDVMPFFDQDGVHEVYRAWRIVLDEYAGDRIFVAEAWTPTIERTANYVRPDELHQAFNFQYLSTHWDAEELRSCVDRTLDAMRPVGAPATWVLSNHDVTRHATRFANPAGLGTQIRTAGDRELGLRRARAATLLMLALPGSAYLYQGEELGLPDVVDLPDEVRQDPAYFRGAGQDGFRDGCRVPIPWTRDGSSYGFGSGGSWLPQPSGWGELSVEAQSGVVGSTLELYRSALAVRSEQADLGAGDRVEWLKAPEGVLAFRRGAFVCTTNTGGEAATVPAHGRVLLASGEVTVTDDGEAKLPADTTVWWIAD; this is encoded by the coding sequence ATGAGCCAGCACTCCGCCGACCCGGCCCCGACCTCCGCGCTCGCCACTGTCGCCGACCGTCGCGACTGGTGGCGCGACGCGGTGATCTACCAGGTCTATCCGCGCAGCTTCGCCGACAGCAACGGCGACGGCATGGGCGACCTGGAGGGCGTATGTTCCCGACTCCCGTATCTGCGCGACCTCGGCGTGGACGCCGTGTGGCTCAGCCCCTTCTACGCCTCGCCGCAGGCCGACGCCGGCTACGACGTGGCGGACTACCGGGCCGTGGACCCCATGTTCGGCAACCTGCTCGACGCCGACGCGCTGATCCGTGACGCCCACGACCTCGCCCTGCGGATCATCGTCGACCTCGTGCCCAACCACTCCTCGGACCAGCACGAGTGGTTCAAGCGGGCCCTCGCGGAGGGGCCGGGTTCGCCGCTGCGGGAGCGCTATCACTTCCGTGCGGGCAAGGGCGCGGACGGTGAACTGCCGCCCAACGACTGGGAGTCCATCTTCGGCGGCCCCGCCTGGACGCGGGTGACCGAGCCGGACGGTACCCCGGGCGAGTGGTATCTCCACCTCTTCGCGCCCGAGCAGCCCGACTTCAACTGGGACCACCCGGCCGTCGGCGACGAGTTCCGCTCGATCCTGCGGTTCTGGCTCGACATGGGCGTCGACGGGTTCCGTATCGACGTGGCCCACGGGCTGGTCAAGGCGGACGGACTGCCGGACCTGGGATCCCACGACCAGGTGAAGTTGCTGGGCAACGATGTCATGCCGTTCTTCGACCAGGACGGCGTCCACGAGGTGTACCGGGCCTGGCGGATCGTCCTCGACGAGTACGCGGGCGACCGGATCTTCGTGGCCGAGGCGTGGACGCCGACCATCGAGCGCACCGCCAACTACGTGCGCCCCGACGAGCTGCACCAGGCCTTCAACTTCCAGTACCTGAGCACCCATTGGGACGCCGAGGAGCTGCGGTCCTGTGTCGACCGGACCCTCGACGCGATGCGGCCCGTGGGCGCGCCCGCCACCTGGGTGCTGTCCAACCACGACGTGACCCGGCACGCGACCCGGTTCGCCAACCCGGCCGGGCTCGGCACCCAGATCCGTACCGCCGGAGACCGCGAGCTGGGGCTGCGCCGGGCGCGGGCGGCCACGCTGCTGATGCTCGCGCTGCCCGGGTCCGCGTACCTGTACCAGGGCGAGGAGCTGGGCCTGCCGGACGTCGTCGACCTGCCGGACGAGGTGCGCCAGGACCCGGCGTACTTCCGGGGCGCGGGCCAGGACGGGTTCCGCGACGGGTGCCGGGTGCCGATCCCGTGGACCCGGGACGGTTCGTCGTACGGCTTCGGCAGTGGTGGCAGCTGGCTGCCCCAGCCGTCCGGCTGGGGCGAGTTGAGCGTCGAGGCGCAGAGCGGGGTCGTGGGCTCGACCCTGGAGCTGTACCGGTCCGCGCTCGCCGTACGGAGCGAGCAGGCCGACCTCGGCGCGGGCGACCGTGTCGAGTGGCTGAAGGCTCCCGAGGGCGTGCTCGCCTTCCGCCGCGGGGCGTTCGTGTGCACGACCAACACCGGCGGCGAGGCTGCGACCGTCCCGGCGCACGGGCGTGTGCTGCTCGCGAGCGGCGAGGTGACCGTGACGGACGACGGCGAGGCGAAGCTGCCGGCCGACACCACAGTGTGGTGGATCGCTGACTGA
- a CDS encoding alpha-amylase: MAKRALSGALALAAAAFVVPASTAGSAYASPPGTKDVTAVLFEWTFASVAKECTNRLGPAGYGYVQVSPPAEHIQGSQWWTSYQPVSYRIAGRLGDRTAFQNMVSTCHAAGVKVVADTVINHMSAGSGSGTGGSSYTKYDYPGLYSSPDFDNCTSQISNYQDRGNVQNCELVGLADLDTGEEYVRGAIAKYMNDLLSLGVDGFRIDAAKHIPAADLANIKGRLSNSSVYWKQEAIHGAGEAVQPTEYTGTGDVQEFRYAFDLKRVFNNENLAYLKNYGEGWGYMSSGVSGVFVDNHDTERNGSTLSYKDNANYTLANVFMLAYPYGAPDINSGFEFSSTDAGPPNGGTVNACWRDGWKCQHAWPEIQSMVAFRNTTRGESVTNWWDNGGDAIAFGRGSKGFAAINHESSSLTRTYQTSLAAGTYCNVQSNTTVTVNSSGQLTATLGANAALAVYSGKSSC, encoded by the coding sequence ATGGCCAAGAGAGCTCTGTCCGGCGCGCTCGCCCTCGCCGCGGCCGCGTTCGTCGTCCCCGCGAGCACCGCGGGCAGCGCGTACGCCTCCCCGCCCGGCACCAAGGACGTCACCGCCGTCCTCTTCGAGTGGACCTTCGCCTCGGTCGCCAAGGAGTGCACCAACCGTCTGGGCCCCGCCGGTTACGGATACGTCCAGGTCTCGCCGCCCGCCGAGCACATACAGGGCTCGCAGTGGTGGACCTCGTACCAGCCCGTCAGCTACAGGATCGCCGGACGGCTCGGCGACCGAACGGCCTTCCAGAACATGGTCAGTACCTGCCACGCGGCGGGCGTGAAGGTCGTCGCCGACACGGTGATCAACCACATGTCGGCGGGCAGCGGCTCCGGTACGGGCGGCTCGTCCTACACGAAGTACGACTACCCGGGCCTGTACTCCTCGCCCGACTTCGACAACTGCACCTCGCAGATCAGCAACTACCAGGACCGCGGCAACGTCCAGAACTGCGAACTCGTGGGGCTCGCCGACCTGGACACCGGTGAGGAGTACGTCCGCGGGGCCATCGCGAAGTACATGAACGACCTGCTCTCGCTGGGCGTCGACGGCTTCCGCATCGACGCGGCCAAGCACATCCCGGCCGCCGACCTCGCCAACATCAAGGGCAGGCTGAGCAACTCGTCCGTGTACTGGAAGCAGGAGGCCATCCACGGCGCCGGCGAGGCCGTCCAGCCGACCGAGTACACCGGCACGGGCGACGTCCAGGAGTTCCGGTACGCGTTCGACCTCAAGCGGGTCTTCAACAACGAGAACCTCGCCTACCTGAAGAACTACGGCGAGGGCTGGGGCTACATGAGCAGCGGCGTCTCGGGCGTCTTCGTCGACAACCACGACACCGAGCGCAACGGCTCCACGCTCAGCTACAAGGACAACGCCAACTACACCCTGGCCAACGTCTTCATGCTGGCGTACCCGTACGGCGCGCCCGACATCAACTCCGGCTTCGAGTTCTCCTCCACGGACGCGGGCCCGCCCAACGGCGGTACGGTCAACGCCTGTTGGCGGGACGGCTGGAAGTGCCAGCACGCCTGGCCGGAGATCCAGTCCATGGTCGCCTTCCGCAACACCACCCGGGGCGAGTCCGTCACCAACTGGTGGGACAACGGGGGCGACGCCATCGCCTTCGGCCGCGGCAGCAAGGGCTTCGCGGCCATCAACCACGAGTCCTCCTCGCTGACCCGCACCTACCAGACCTCGCTCGCGGCGGGCACGTACTGCAACGTCCAGAGCAACACGACGGTGACGGTGAACAGTTCGGGCCAGCTCACGGCGACGCTGGGCGCGAATGCCGCGCTCGCGGTGTATTCGGGCAAGTCCAGCTGCTGA